One genomic region from Salipiger sp. CCB-MM3 encodes:
- a CDS encoding FAD-binding oxidoreductase, whose product MPLNAADDGFAETLSRALPKDTLRRAEPCYLEEPRGRWQGVSRWVALPRTVEEVSTIVRACNAARVGVLPYGGGTGLVGGQIAPDGPAPLLISLERMSAVRAVYPQENVLVAEAGAVLADVQSAAQDAGRLFPLSLASEGTARIGGLLSTNAGGLNVLRYGNAREQVLGLEAVLPDGSIWHGLKRLRKDNTGYDLRGLLVGAEGTLGVITAAALKVSPIPASTGTALLAVESPAAALDLLALARQQLGEMVSAFELIGRMSFDFLAEALPGLRQPWPEAPAWCVLVDLGLAQGMNPETALETLFAAGMEAGLVSDGLVAQSQAQAQQFWDIRERIPEANRHIGAIASHDVSLPLSALPEFIETGLDRLARLGDFRVNCFGHLGDGNLHYNVFPPKGRKKQEYESQRADVQRCVHDLVHEMGGSVSAEHGIGRLKVPDLERYSDPAKLAAMRTIKAALDPAGIMNPGAVLRA is encoded by the coding sequence ATGCCGCTCAATGCCGCCGATGACGGTTTTGCCGAAACCCTGAGCCGCGCGCTGCCCAAAGACACGCTGCGCCGCGCCGAGCCGTGCTACCTCGAAGAGCCGCGCGGGCGCTGGCAGGGGGTGTCGCGCTGGGTGGCGCTGCCGCGCACCGTCGAAGAGGTCTCGACCATCGTCCGCGCCTGCAACGCGGCGCGCGTCGGCGTGCTTCCCTATGGCGGCGGCACCGGGTTGGTGGGCGGGCAGATCGCCCCCGATGGCCCCGCGCCGCTGCTGATCTCGCTGGAGCGCATGTCGGCGGTGCGCGCCGTCTATCCGCAGGAAAACGTGCTGGTCGCCGAGGCGGGCGCGGTGCTGGCCGATGTGCAGAGCGCTGCGCAGGACGCCGGTCGGCTGTTCCCGCTCTCGCTCGCCTCAGAGGGCACCGCGCGCATCGGCGGGCTGCTCTCGACCAATGCCGGCGGGCTCAACGTGCTCCGCTACGGCAACGCCCGCGAGCAGGTGCTGGGGCTGGAGGCGGTGCTGCCCGACGGATCGATCTGGCACGGGTTGAAGCGGCTGCGCAAGGACAACACTGGATACGATCTGCGCGGGCTGCTGGTCGGCGCCGAGGGCACGCTGGGGGTGATCACCGCCGCCGCGCTGAAAGTATCTCCGATCCCCGCCAGCACCGGCACCGCGCTGCTGGCCGTCGAGAGCCCCGCCGCCGCGCTGGACCTGCTGGCCTTGGCCCGCCAGCAGCTTGGCGAGATGGTCAGCGCGTTTGAACTGATCGGGCGTATGAGCTTCGATTTCCTCGCCGAGGCCCTGCCGGGCCTGCGCCAGCCGTGGCCCGAGGCTCCGGCGTGGTGCGTTCTCGTCGATCTTGGGCTGGCGCAGGGCATGAACCCCGAGACGGCGCTCGAGACGCTCTTTGCCGCCGGGATGGAGGCGGGGCTGGTAAGCGACGGGCTGGTCGCCCAGTCGCAGGCGCAGGCGCAGCAGTTCTGGGACATCCGCGAGCGCATCCCCGAGGCCAACCGCCATATCGGCGCGATCGCCAGCCATGACGTCTCGCTGCCGCTGAGCGCCCTGCCCGAGTTCATCGAGACCGGGCTGGACCGGCTGGCGCGGCTTGGCGATTTTCGGGTCAACTGCTTTGGCCATCTCGGCGACGGCAACCTGCATTACAACGTCTTCCCACCGAAGGGCCGCAAGAAGCAGGAGTATGAAAGCCAGCGCGCCGACGTGCAGCGCTGCGTGCATGATCTGGTGCATGAGATGGGCGGCTCGGTCAGCGCCGAGCATGGCATCGGGCGGCTGAAGGTGCCCGATCTGGAGCGGTACTCCGACCCCGCGAAACTGGCGGCGATGCGGACGATCAAGGCCGCGCTCGACCCTGCGGGCATCATGAACCCCGGCGCCGTGCTGCGGGCTTAA
- a CDS encoding GYD domain-containing protein: MPTFIVTGCYTAAALKGMIAEPSDRAEGARSVVEATGGKMLAYYATTGATDWMVIVDVSDVHDLLASLMGVGASGMVSNIQTVRAFSAEELMDMQKKAGKAAQSYKSPG, encoded by the coding sequence ATGCCAACATTCATAGTGACAGGGTGCTACACGGCGGCGGCCTTGAAAGGCATGATCGCCGAGCCCAGCGACCGCGCCGAGGGCGCACGTTCGGTGGTCGAGGCCACGGGCGGCAAGATGCTCGCCTATTACGCCACCACCGGCGCGACCGACTGGATGGTGATCGTCGACGTGTCCGACGTGCACGATCTTTTGGCCAGCCTGATGGGGGTCGGAGCCTCGGGGATGGTGAGCAACATCCAGACCGTCCGGGCGTTTTCCGCCGAAGAACTCATGGACATGCAGAAGAAGGCCGGGAAGGCGGCGCAGAGCTACAAATCGCCGGGATGA
- the gndA gene encoding NADP-dependent phosphogluconate dehydrogenase: MADPQIGIYGLGTMGAALALNMADNGISIAVSNRSADPIAAFLKRAEPFAAQVQALDTLEQLIEALPKPRLLLAMIPSTAPMDEFLTHVIPLLAAGDTVIDAGNADFHATRARAAQLAEHGLHFVGLGVSGGEDGARHGPSMMFGGAMDSWQGLQPILSKIAARFEGAHCVDRMGPDGAGHFVKTVHNGIEYADMQMIAEVYDLLRNGAGLSPAQIGAQFTRWNEGPLESYLFEITGTVLSYEDALGAGPVVDAILDRAGQKGTGRWTAIEAVKLGQSATMIEGAVAARAWSAEKPLRELAGAALGSDREAFAPEPDDLESALLAARILEYAQGFRILAAASEDYDWQLDFARIAEIWRAGCIIRARLLDDIASAFRDGAPEGQLFLAPRFAEVFEAGIPALRRLVSQGIAAGYPLPVLSSALAFWDTLRQPRGTAALIQAQRDFFGRHGFDWVDGQDAHHGPWWD; the protein is encoded by the coding sequence TCTCGAACCGCAGCGCGGATCCCATCGCGGCATTTCTGAAACGTGCCGAGCCCTTCGCGGCGCAGGTGCAGGCGCTGGACACGCTCGAGCAGCTTATCGAGGCGCTGCCGAAGCCGCGGCTGCTTTTGGCGATGATCCCCTCGACCGCGCCGATGGACGAGTTTCTGACCCATGTGATTCCGCTGCTGGCGGCGGGCGACACGGTGATCGACGCGGGCAATGCCGATTTCCACGCGACCCGCGCCCGCGCCGCGCAGCTGGCCGAGCATGGGCTGCATTTCGTCGGCCTTGGCGTCTCGGGCGGCGAGGATGGGGCGCGGCATGGCCCGTCGATGATGTTCGGTGGCGCGATGGACAGCTGGCAGGGGCTGCAGCCGATCCTGTCGAAGATCGCCGCCCGTTTCGAAGGCGCGCACTGCGTCGACCGCATGGGTCCCGATGGCGCCGGGCATTTCGTCAAGACGGTGCACAATGGCATCGAATATGCCGACATGCAGATGATCGCCGAGGTCTATGACCTGCTGCGCAATGGCGCGGGACTCTCGCCGGCGCAGATCGGCGCGCAGTTCACCCGCTGGAACGAAGGGCCGCTGGAAAGCTACCTCTTCGAGATCACCGGCACGGTGCTGAGCTATGAGGATGCGCTGGGCGCCGGGCCGGTGGTGGATGCCATCCTCGACCGCGCCGGACAGAAGGGCACCGGGCGCTGGACGGCGATCGAGGCGGTCAAGCTCGGCCAGTCGGCGACGATGATCGAGGGCGCGGTGGCGGCGCGGGCGTGGTCGGCGGAAAAGCCGCTGCGCGAGCTGGCCGGGGCGGCGCTCGGCAGCGACCGCGAGGCGTTTGCGCCCGAGCCTGACGATCTGGAATCGGCGCTGCTGGCGGCGCGTATCCTTGAGTATGCGCAGGGCTTTCGGATTCTGGCGGCGGCCTCGGAAGACTATGACTGGCAACTTGATTTTGCCCGTATCGCCGAGATCTGGCGCGCGGGCTGCATCATTCGGGCTCGGCTGCTGGACGATATCGCCAGCGCCTTCCGCGACGGCGCGCCCGAGGGGCAGCTTTTCCTCGCTCCGCGCTTTGCCGAGGTCTTCGAGGCGGGCATCCCGGCGCTGCGGCGGCTGGTATCGCAGGGGATCGCGGCGGGCTATCCGCTGCCGGTTCTCTCCTCTGCGCTGGCCTTCTGGGACACGCTGCGACAGCCGCGCGGCACGGCAGCACTGATTCAGGCGCAGCGCGATTTCTTCGGGCGTCACGGGTTTGACTGGGTTGACGGACAGGACGCGCATCACGGCCCTTGGTGGGACTGA